Genomic segment of Streptomyces sp. NA02950:
CGTGGCGGCGGTGGCGAGGGCCAGCGCGGTGGTCTTGCCGGAGAGGATTCGCATGCCGTCGAGGCTCGCGGAACCGGCCCGCCGATCCCATCCGGTCACCCGGCCAACGCAGTTGGGGTTAACCCCCCCCGGCCGCCCGGCCGCCCGGCCGCCGGTCGGCGTACGCTGGCCGGAACACGATCGTCCTCTTTGCGACAGTCTCCGGCAGCGGCACAACCCCGGACGGCTACGGTCCGTCAAACCCCATGTACATCCGTTTTCCATTCACATGGGGGTCCGATATGCGACGGTGGGGGACCGCGCTCGCGGCGATGGCACTGGCAGGAGCCGGACTGGCGACGACGATGGGGGCGGCGCACGCCGCCGCCAAGCCGTCGGCGGCGGCCGCCTGCGCCACCGGCTGGGGCAGCGGGGAGAAGAGCGCGCAGCCGGCGGCCCACAAGCCGCTGGAAAACATCAGGACCGGTCGGCACGAGTGCTTCGACCGCATGGTCTTCGACGTCAAGGGCGGTACGGCCGCCAGCAGGATCGGCTACCGGGTGGCCTATGTCGACACCCTGTACCAGGACGGCTCCGGTGAGGAGATCCCGGTCGGCGGCGGCGCCGTGCTGGAGATCCGGGTGTCCGCGCCCAGCTACGACCCGGAGACCGGCGCCCAGACGTACCCGGGCCGGGCGCGCAAGCCTCTTCCGGGTGTGAACCTGACGGGGTACAAGACCTTCAAGGACACCCGGTTCGGCAGCAGCTTCGAGGGCGACACCCAGGTCGGGCTGGGCGTGCGAGCCCGGCTTCCGTTCCGGGTGTTCCAGTCGGACGGACACGTGGTCGTGGACGTGGCGCACTCCTGGAACGCGGTGCGCTGACGCCGGACGGGCGGGGGCGGACCGGAGTCCGCCCCCGCCCCGCTCGGGCCGGCCACCGTATCCGGCCGGCCCGCCCCCGGCGCCGTAACCGACGGCGGCACCCACAGGACGCCCGGCACCGCGCAGGATGAGGGAATGAACGAACCGACCAGCGAGCCCGCGATCCCCGGCCCCACCCCTGAGCCGACCTCCCCCGGCCTGCTCAGCGGCAAGGTCACGCTGATCACCGGCGCCGGGCGGGGCATCGGCGCCGCCTCGGCGCGGCTCTTCGCCCGTGAGGGCGCGGCGGTGGTGCTGGCCGCCCGCACCGAGGCCCAGCTGAGGACCGTGACCGAGGAGATCCGGGCAGCGGGCGGCACCGCCGACTACGTGCTGTGCGACCTGGCCGACGCGGCCGGCGTCCAGACGGCCGTCGACCGGACCGTCGCCCTGCACGGCAGACTGGACGCCGCCTTCAACAACGCCGGGGCGGCCATTCCGCCCGCACCGCTGGCCGATGTGGCCGAAGCGGACTTCGACCTGATCACCACGGTCAGCCTGAAGGGCGTCTGGCGCTCCATGGCGGCCGAGATCAAGGCCATCCAGGCCACCGCGGGCCGCGGCGCCATCGTCAACAACTCCAGCGTCGGCAGCTTCCGCGGCAACCCGGACCTGCCCGCGTACGGTGCGATCAAGCGGGCCGTCAACAGCCTCACCGAGTCCGCCGCGATCAGCTACGGCCCGGAGGGCATCCGCGTCAACGCCGTCGCGCCCGGCACCACCATGACCGAGATGATCCACGCGTGGGCCGACCGGTCGCCCGGGGTCATCGACCGGCTCAACGCCCGTACGCCGCTGCGGCGCCCCGCCGAGCCGATCGAGATCGCCGAGGCCGCCGCATGGCTGCTCAGCGACCGCGCCTCGTACGTCACCGGCGCCATACTGCCGGTCGACGGCGGTATGCGAGCCTGAACGGACACCGGAACCCCGCCCGAAAGCGCCGCCATGATCCCCCAGGACCTGCTGGACCGCGCCGAGCGGCTGGCCGCCACCGGCGGCCGCCGGCTGCTCGGTGTCGCCGGACCGCCCGGCGCCGGGAAGACCACCCTCGCCCGGTATCTGGTGGACGCGCTGGGGGCGGAGCGGGCGGTCCTGGTCCCGATGGACGGCTTCCACCTCGCCGACGCCGAACTGCGCAGACTCGGCCTGCTGGACCGCAAGGGCGCCCCGGAGACCTTCGACCCGTACGGCTACACCGCCCTGCTGCGGCGGCTGCGCACACCCCGCGACGGGGAGACGGTGTACGCGCCGGGGTTCGACCGCGAGCTGGAGCAGCCCCTCGCAGGATCCGTCCCCGTGGCGCCGGAGGTCCCCCTCGTGATCACCGAGGGGAACTATCTGCTGCTCGGCGAGGAACCGTGGCGTCCGGTGCGCGAGCTGCTGGACGAGACCTGGTGGATCGAGCTGGACGGCGAGGAGCGGGTGCGCAGGCTGATCGACCGTCATGAGCGCTTCGGCAAACCGCGCGCGGAGGCCGAGCGCTTCGTTCTCGGCTCCGACGAGGCCAACGCCCGCCGGGTGGCACCCGGGCGGACGGCGGCCGATCTTGTGGTCAGGGGCCGGTGACCACCGGCCCCGGGGGCTTACTCGCCGCGGTTCAGCCGCTGGGCGACCTCGGTGGCCCAGTAGGTGAGGATCATCCCCGCGCCCGCGCGCCGCACGGCGGTCAGCGTCTCCATGATGGCGCGGTCGCGGTCGATCCAGCCGTTGGCCGCGGCCGCCTCGACCATCGCGTACTCACCGGAGATCTGGTACGCCGCCACCGGTACGTCCACCGCGTCGGCGATCCGCCGCAGGATGTCCAGGTAGGGCAGCGCGGGCTTCACCATGACCATGTCCGCGCCCTCGGCGAGGTCCAGCTCCAGTTCCCGCAGCGCCTCACGGGCGTTGGGCGGGTCCTGCTGGTACGTCTTGCGGTCGCCCTTGAGCGAGGAGCCGACGGCCTCGCGGAAGGGGCCGTAGAACGCGGAGGCGTACTTGGCGGTGTAGGCCAGGATCGACACGTCCTGGTGGCCGATGGCGTCCAGCGCCTCGCGGACCACCCGGACCTGGCCGTCCATCATCCCGCTGGGGCCCACCGTGTGGACGCCGGCGTCCGCCTGCGCCCGCGCCATCTCGGCGTAGCGCTCCAGCGTGGCGTCGTTGTCCACCCGGCCCTCGGCGTCCAGGACGCCGCAGTGGCCGTGGTCGGTGTGCTCGTCCAGGCACAGGTCCGACATGATCACCAGGTCGTCGCCGACCTCGGCCCGGACGTCCCGGATGGCCAGCTGGAGAATCCCGTCCGGATCGGTGCCGGGCGTACCGACGGCGTCCTTCTTGGCCTCCTCCGGCACCCCGAACAGCATGATCCCGCCGATGCCCGCCTCGACGGCCTCGGCGGCCGCCTTCCGCAGGGTCTCCCGGGTGTGCTGGACCACGCCCGGCATCGACGCCAGCGGCACCGGCTCGCTCACCCCCTCCCGCACGAACGCGGGCAGGATCAGCTCGGCGGGGTGCAGCCGGGTCTCGGCGACCATGCGCCGCATCGCCGGAGTGGTGCGCAGCCGCCGCGGCCGCGCTCCCGGGAAACTGCCGTACCTGGTCACGAGCGTGCCCTCCTCCTCGATCCCGGCCGCCGCTCGCTCGGGCGGGTGACCGGGTCCCCGTTCTCGATCGCGGCCTGGCGCCGCGCGGCCCCGAAGTCCGCGAGCGCCTCGGCCAGTTTGAGCACCGAGGGCTCGGGCGACAGCACATCCACCCGCAGGCCGTGCTCCTCCGCGGTCTTCGCGGTGGCCGGGCCGATACAGGCGATGACGGTGACATTGTGCGGCTTGCCCGCGATGCCGACGAGGTTCCGCACGGTGGACGACGAGGTGAACAGCACCGCGTCGAACCCGCCGCCCTTGATGGCCTCGCGGGTCTCGGCCGGCGGCGGCGAGGCGCGCACGGTCCGGTACGCGGTGACGTCGTCGACCTCCCAGCCCAGCTCGATCAGCCCGGCGACCAGGGTCTCGGTGGCGATGTCGGCGCGCGGCAGGAAGACGCGGTCGATCGGGTCGAAGACCGGGTCGTACGGCGGCCAGTCCTCCAGCAGCCCGGCCGCGGACTGCTCACCGCTGGGCACCAGATCCGGCTTGACGCCGAAGTCGATCAGCGACTTGGCGGTCTGCTCACCGACCGCGGCGACCTTGATCCCGGCGAACGCGCGGGCGTCGAGCCCATACTCCTCGAACTTCTCGCGCACCGCCTTGACCGCGTTGACCGAGGTGAAGGCGATCCATTCGTAGCGCCCGGTGACCAGGCCCTTGACCGCACGCTCCATCTGCTGCGGGGTGCGCGGCGGTTCGACCGCGATGGTCGGCACCTCGCTGGGCACCGCGCCGTACGAGCGCAGCTGGTCGGAGAGCGAGGCGGCCTGCTCCTTGGTCCGCGGGACCAGGACGTTCCAGCCGAACAGCGGCTTGGACTCGAACCACGACAGCTGGTCGCGCCGCTCGGCCGCGCCCCGCTCGCCCACCACGGCTATCACCGGCTGTGCGCCCTGCGGCGACGGCAGCACCTTCGCGGACTTCAGCACCTGCGCGATGGTCCCGAGCGTCGCCGTCCAGGTCCGCTGGCGGGTGGTGGTGCCCGCGACGGTCACCGTCAGCGGGGTGTCCGGCTTACGGCCCGCGGCCACCAGCTCCCCGGCCGCGGCGGCGACGCTCTCCAGGGTGGCGGAGACGACGGCGGTGGCGTCCGAGGAGCCGACCTCGCTCCAGCAGCGCTCGTCGGCGGTCCGCGCGTCCACGAAGCGGACGTCGGCGTTCTGCGCGTCCCGCAGCGGCACCCCCGCGTAGGCGGGCACCCCCACCGCGGCCGCGATGCCCGGCACCACCTCGAAGACGAGGCCCTCGGCGGCGCAGGCGAGCATCTCGTCGGCGGCGTACCCGTCGAGACCGGGGTCGCCCGCGACGGCGCGGACGACCCGCTTGCCGCCGCGCGCGGCCGCCATGACAAGATTGGCGGTGTCCCGGAGTACCGGGACATCGGCGGAGCTTGACGACCCGTCAGCGTCCGTCTGCTGCGGTGCGCCCTGCGCGTCCGCGGCCACACCCGGCCTGACGTGCGCACGTACCACGTCGAGCACGTCAGGGTCGGCGATGAGTACGTCGGCGGCGGCAAGTGCCTCCACGGCGCGCAGCGTCAGCAGGCCCGGATCTCCCGGGCCTGCGCCGAGGAAGGTGACCTGTCCGCAGCCGGGGTGGTTCGGGGCGGTGGGGTTCAAAGTGCTCGCTCCCCCATAAGACCGGCCGCACCCTTCGCGAGCATCTCGGTGGCGAGTTCGCGACCCATGATCTGAGCCTGCGACACGGCCTCACCAGGCGAAGCGGGTACGGGACCGGTGGTGGACAGCTGCACCAGCGCCGAGCCGTCGGTGGTGCCGACGACGCCGCGCAGGCGCATTTCGGTGACATCCTGAGCGTCGCCCAGCAGGTCGGCCAGCGCACCCACAGGTGCGCTGCAACCGGCCTCCAGGGCAGCGAGCAGGGATCGCTCGGCGGTCACGGCGGCCCGCGTGTGCGGGTCGTCGAGCTCGGCGAGCAGGGCAGCGAGTGCAGCGTCGGACGCGGCGCATTCGACTGCCAGGGCC
This window contains:
- the hemB gene encoding porphobilinogen synthase, encoding MTRYGSFPGARPRRLRTTPAMRRMVAETRLHPAELILPAFVREGVSEPVPLASMPGVVQHTRETLRKAAAEAVEAGIGGIMLFGVPEEAKKDAVGTPGTDPDGILQLAIRDVRAEVGDDLVIMSDLCLDEHTDHGHCGVLDAEGRVDNDATLERYAEMARAQADAGVHTVGPSGMMDGQVRVVREALDAIGHQDVSILAYTAKYASAFYGPFREAVGSSLKGDRKTYQQDPPNAREALRELELDLAEGADMVMVKPALPYLDILRRIADAVDVPVAAYQISGEYAMVEAAAANGWIDRDRAIMETLTAVRRAGAGMILTYWATEVAQRLNRGE
- a CDS encoding nucleoside/nucleotide kinase family protein, encoding MIPQDLLDRAERLAATGGRRLLGVAGPPGAGKTTLARYLVDALGAERAVLVPMDGFHLADAELRRLGLLDRKGAPETFDPYGYTALLRRLRTPRDGETVYAPGFDRELEQPLAGSVPVAPEVPLVITEGNYLLLGEEPWRPVRELLDETWWIELDGEERVRRLIDRHERFGKPRAEAERFVLGSDEANARRVAPGRTAADLVVRGR
- a CDS encoding SDR family NAD(P)-dependent oxidoreductase codes for the protein MNEPTSEPAIPGPTPEPTSPGLLSGKVTLITGAGRGIGAASARLFAREGAAVVLAARTEAQLRTVTEEIRAAGGTADYVLCDLADAAGVQTAVDRTVALHGRLDAAFNNAGAAIPPAPLADVAEADFDLITTVSLKGVWRSMAAEIKAIQATAGRGAIVNNSSVGSFRGNPDLPAYGAIKRAVNSLTESAAISYGPEGIRVNAVAPGTTMTEMIHAWADRSPGVIDRLNARTPLRRPAEPIEIAEAAAWLLSDRASYVTGAILPVDGGMRA
- a CDS encoding uroporphyrinogen-III synthase, coding for MNPTAPNHPGCGQVTFLGAGPGDPGLLTLRAVEALAAADVLIADPDVLDVVRAHVRPGVAADAQGAPQQTDADGSSSSADVPVLRDTANLVMAAARGGKRVVRAVAGDPGLDGYAADEMLACAAEGLVFEVVPGIAAAVGVPAYAGVPLRDAQNADVRFVDARTADERCWSEVGSSDATAVVSATLESVAAAAGELVAAGRKPDTPLTVTVAGTTTRQRTWTATLGTIAQVLKSAKVLPSPQGAQPVIAVVGERGAAERRDQLSWFESKPLFGWNVLVPRTKEQAASLSDQLRSYGAVPSEVPTIAVEPPRTPQQMERAVKGLVTGRYEWIAFTSVNAVKAVREKFEEYGLDARAFAGIKVAAVGEQTAKSLIDFGVKPDLVPSGEQSAAGLLEDWPPYDPVFDPIDRVFLPRADIATETLVAGLIELGWEVDDVTAYRTVRASPPPAETREAIKGGGFDAVLFTSSSTVRNLVGIAGKPHNVTVIACIGPATAKTAEEHGLRVDVLSPEPSVLKLAEALADFGAARRQAAIENGDPVTRPSERRPGSRRRARS